In Zhaonella formicivorans, one DNA window encodes the following:
- a CDS encoding peptidylprolyl isomerase — protein sequence MRKLRNLWKVCAILVVVIFVLAGCGKKKDVVATVNGQDITRQEFNEKMEGAKAAMELQGMKFDGEQGKVILKMLEQEVLNQMIQEAVITQDAEKQGIKVEPKKAKEQLDQMKKAYGEEAFKKMLEAQKTNEEKLTKYILFGLTADELYKKVTADVKVTEEEAKDYFAKNKEDLVQVKVSHILVEAKEGEATPEQVKKAEAKAKELIARLQDGADFAELAKKESDEPMAKTTGGALEGYFSKSDSMYVPEFTEGALKIAKGTVGAEPVKSPFGFHVIKVEDRKDTFEQLKEDLIAKLTADKKGQKWQEYLSELMKKAKIENKLEEEAKKTEATQGNIDKKKE from the coding sequence GTGAGGAAGCTGCGCAATCTATGGAAAGTATGCGCTATATTGGTAGTTGTTATTTTTGTTCTTGCCGGCTGTGGAAAGAAAAAAGATGTGGTAGCCACGGTAAACGGGCAGGACATCACCCGGCAAGAGTTTAATGAAAAAATGGAGGGCGCCAAAGCCGCCATGGAACTCCAGGGTATGAAGTTTGACGGCGAGCAGGGCAAAGTAATTCTTAAAATGCTTGAGCAGGAAGTATTGAACCAGATGATTCAGGAAGCGGTGATTACCCAGGACGCAGAGAAACAGGGGATCAAAGTTGAGCCCAAGAAGGCCAAGGAACAGCTAGATCAGATGAAAAAGGCATATGGGGAGGAAGCATTTAAAAAGATGCTGGAAGCCCAAAAGACCAATGAAGAAAAACTTACAAAATACATCCTTTTTGGGCTTACAGCTGATGAGCTGTACAAAAAAGTAACCGCAGACGTGAAAGTTACTGAGGAAGAAGCCAAAGATTACTTTGCGAAAAATAAAGAGGACCTGGTTCAGGTCAAAGTAAGCCATATTCTGGTAGAGGCTAAAGAAGGAGAGGCTACCCCGGAACAGGTTAAAAAAGCTGAGGCTAAAGCGAAAGAGCTGATTGCGCGGCTTCAGGACGGGGCTGACTTTGCGGAGCTGGCTAAAAAGGAATCTGATGAGCCCATGGCTAAAACCACCGGAGGGGCGTTGGAGGGTTACTTCTCCAAATCTGACAGCATGTATGTGCCTGAATTTACTGAAGGAGCCCTTAAAATTGCCAAGGGAACGGTCGGCGCGGAACCGGTCAAGAGCCCGTTTGGATTTCATGTAATTAAAGTAGAGGACCGCAAAGATACTTTTGAACAGCTGAAAGAAGACTTGATTGCCAAGTTAACTGCGGATAAAAAAGGGCAGAAGTGGCAAGAATATTTAAGCGAACTCATGAAGAAAGCTAAAATAGAAAACAAGCTGGAAGAAGAAGCTAAAAAAACTGAGGCCACCCAGGGTAATATAGACAAGAAAAAAGAGTAA
- the mfd gene encoding transcription-repair coupling factor, whose amino-acid sequence MVYHRGLLEMLYEDQQFKNMLEGLERGLKSQVVYGLVSSQKSFWIGAIALAAKEPLLVIAPDAETARGLAAELAIFLPERVDYFPPREMLPYQVFAHSNEIQARRLNVMAKILNGSLTCLVTTGEAILQQLIPKQVLAGSFFSLKQGDVVQWELLLDKISRLGFERVDLVEAPGQFSVRGGLIDLYLLTEVSPVRIEFFDDEIDSIRYFDLESQRSIAEIESITLTPARELLLTSEAKALGQQLIEKEWAVTRKRLEKLQKKEAVDNLDAKISGDLEKLAQDLWTESLERFQPFFYPEQQSISDYFRRKPLIIVDEINRVMESMERAELERAESFADLTEAGAVLPSQAKIYAAVSSFPEIVGKFQACYFSALPQKLSGVQPQNILSVNTKTMHPFMSKFNLLAEEVELWKKNKYKIVFMVSNQERAKFLQGLLSDHRIEAAVIPGLDKRPGPGVTITVGALLQGFEYPDLKLVLVTEQEVFGQRKRKKPRQAFKEGSKIGVFSDLKVGDYVVHVHHGIGRYLGIEQLEVGGVYKDYLLIQYSGEDKLYIPTDQVELIQKYIGAEGHVPKLNKLGGNEWNKVKSRVKASVQDMAKELLQLYAAREASVGFAFSPDTVWQKEFEEAFPYTETPDQLQAIIDVKKDMEKPKPMDRLLVGDVGYGKTEVALRAAFKATMDSKQVAVLVPTTVLAQQHYNTFSQRFSNYPIKIGLLNRFKSPKEQQAVLQGLKDGSIDVVIGTHRLLSSDVKFKDLGLVIVDEEQRFGVAHKERLKQIRESVDVLTLTATPIPRTLHMSLAGTRDMSIIETPPEERYPVQTYVVEYSPELIRDAIRRELNRGGQVYFIHNRIADLDRVASFLQQLVPNARIAIAHGQMKEDELEEAMLGFIEGEYDVLLCTTIVENGLDISNVNTLIVDEADHLGLAQLYQLRGRVGRSNRLAYAYFTYRPDKVLNPVAEKRLRAIREFTEFGSGFKIAMRDLEIRGAGNLLGPEQHGHMLAVGFDLYCRLLEEAVAQLKGATKARTEVQPVLDIDVNAYISDAYIGNSGIKMEFYQRLGEAGSEEEVQEIIDELIDRFGDPPQPVVNLAQIAVLRTLAKQTGAKAIKAKKNEAKLEFRESPLGGEKLLELDREFRRRLTFAVSEGLTITVKISPREHENLLNLLVSIFRKIKSLA is encoded by the coding sequence ATGGTTTACCACCGGGGACTGTTAGAAATGTTATACGAGGACCAACAGTTTAAAAATATGTTGGAGGGACTGGAGCGAGGGCTGAAGAGCCAGGTGGTATACGGTTTGGTCAGTTCTCAAAAAAGTTTCTGGATTGGGGCTATTGCACTGGCGGCCAAAGAGCCGCTCTTAGTGATAGCACCGGATGCTGAGACAGCCAGGGGGCTGGCTGCCGAGCTGGCCATCTTTTTGCCGGAAAGGGTGGATTACTTTCCTCCGCGGGAAATGCTGCCTTATCAGGTTTTTGCCCACAGCAACGAGATCCAGGCCAGGCGCTTAAATGTGATGGCCAAGATTCTAAACGGGAGCCTTACCTGTCTGGTAACTACCGGTGAGGCTATATTGCAGCAACTTATTCCTAAACAGGTCCTGGCGGGAAGTTTTTTCAGCTTAAAACAGGGAGATGTGGTCCAGTGGGAATTGCTGCTGGATAAGATTTCCCGGCTTGGTTTTGAGCGGGTCGATCTGGTTGAAGCTCCGGGTCAATTTTCAGTTAGGGGTGGGCTGATTGATCTTTATCTTTTGACTGAAGTGAGTCCCGTAAGAATAGAGTTTTTTGATGATGAAATTGACTCTATCCGCTATTTTGACCTGGAAAGCCAGCGTTCAATTGCAGAAATAGAAAGCATTACACTGACTCCTGCCCGTGAGTTGCTCTTGACTTCCGAAGCAAAAGCTTTGGGACAGCAATTAATAGAGAAAGAATGGGCCGTGACGCGCAAACGCCTGGAGAAACTGCAGAAAAAAGAAGCTGTGGATAACCTGGACGCCAAGATTTCCGGCGATTTGGAGAAACTGGCCCAGGACTTGTGGACGGAAAGTTTGGAGAGATTTCAGCCTTTTTTTTATCCTGAGCAGCAGTCAATTAGTGACTATTTCCGGCGCAAACCCTTAATCATTGTGGATGAAATCAACCGGGTAATGGAAAGCATGGAACGGGCTGAACTTGAAAGGGCAGAATCTTTTGCGGATTTAACCGAGGCCGGAGCGGTGCTGCCCTCCCAGGCCAAAATTTACGCTGCGGTAAGCAGCTTTCCTGAGATTGTAGGAAAATTCCAGGCTTGTTACTTCAGCGCCTTGCCGCAAAAATTAAGCGGTGTCCAGCCTCAAAACATCTTAAGTGTCAACACCAAAACCATGCATCCTTTTATGAGCAAGTTTAATCTTTTGGCGGAAGAGGTTGAGCTTTGGAAGAAAAACAAATACAAAATAGTATTTATGGTGAGCAACCAGGAGAGGGCTAAATTTTTACAAGGACTTTTGTCTGATCACCGTATTGAAGCTGCTGTTATTCCCGGACTGGACAAACGGCCCGGCCCAGGGGTAACTATAACTGTGGGGGCTTTGCTCCAAGGCTTTGAATACCCTGATTTAAAGCTTGTGCTGGTCACCGAGCAGGAGGTATTCGGGCAGCGCAAGCGCAAAAAACCCCGTCAGGCTTTTAAAGAGGGCAGCAAAATCGGTGTTTTCAGCGATTTAAAAGTAGGGGATTATGTGGTCCATGTCCATCATGGCATTGGGCGCTATCTGGGTATAGAGCAGTTAGAGGTAGGCGGGGTGTACAAAGATTACTTGCTTATCCAGTATTCCGGGGAGGATAAGTTATACATCCCCACGGACCAAGTTGAGCTGATTCAAAAGTACATTGGGGCGGAAGGACACGTTCCCAAGCTGAACAAGTTAGGCGGCAACGAATGGAACAAGGTGAAAAGCAGGGTTAAAGCCTCTGTGCAGGATATGGCCAAAGAGCTGTTGCAGCTCTATGCAGCCCGGGAAGCGTCCGTTGGCTTTGCTTTTTCTCCCGATACAGTTTGGCAGAAAGAATTTGAAGAGGCCTTTCCCTATACGGAAACCCCCGATCAGCTCCAAGCTATTATCGATGTCAAAAAGGATATGGAAAAGCCAAAGCCCATGGATAGGTTGCTGGTGGGTGATGTAGGCTACGGCAAAACAGAAGTAGCTCTCCGGGCTGCATTTAAAGCCACCATGGATTCCAAGCAGGTGGCTGTGCTTGTGCCTACCACTGTTTTAGCACAGCAGCACTACAACACTTTTTCCCAGCGCTTCAGCAATTATCCTATCAAAATAGGATTGTTAAACCGTTTTAAAAGCCCAAAAGAACAGCAAGCGGTGCTGCAAGGATTAAAAGATGGCAGTATAGATGTAGTCATAGGAACCCATCGCCTGCTTTCTTCCGATGTAAAGTTCAAAGATCTGGGCCTGGTGATTGTCGATGAGGAGCAGAGGTTCGGAGTAGCCCACAAGGAACGTTTAAAACAGATAAGGGAAAGCGTCGATGTATTGACCTTGACTGCTACGCCCATACCCAGGACGCTCCATATGTCCCTTGCCGGCACCCGGGATATGAGTATTATCGAGACCCCGCCGGAGGAGCGTTACCCTGTGCAAACTTACGTAGTAGAGTACAGTCCCGAGTTGATCCGGGATGCCATCAGGCGGGAACTGAACCGGGGCGGGCAAGTATACTTTATCCATAACCGGATTGCTGATCTGGACCGGGTGGCTAGTTTCTTGCAACAGTTGGTACCAAACGCCAGGATTGCCATTGCCCACGGACAAATGAAAGAAGATGAACTGGAAGAAGCCATGCTTGGCTTTATAGAAGGGGAATACGACGTACTGCTATGCACCACCATTGTGGAAAATGGCCTGGATATAAGCAATGTTAATACATTGATCGTGGATGAGGCTGATCATCTGGGCTTGGCCCAGCTTTACCAGCTAAGAGGCAGGGTTGGCCGGAGCAACAGGTTGGCTTATGCCTATTTTACCTATCGCCCGGACAAGGTTTTAAATCCTGTGGCGGAAAAGAGGTTAAGGGCTATTAGGGAGTTTACCGAGTTTGGTTCCGGTTTTAAAATTGCCATGCGGGATTTGGAAATCAGGGGTGCAGGCAACCTCCTGGGGCCGGAGCAGCATGGACATATGCTGGCAGTTGGCTTTGACTTGTACTGTCGCCTGCTGGAGGAGGCTGTGGCCCAGCTTAAAGGGGCTACAAAAGCCCGAACTGAGGTCCAGCCGGTACTTGATATTGATGTTAATGCTTACATCAGCGATGCCTATATTGGCAACTCGGGTATTAAAATGGAGTTTTACCAGCGCTTGGGAGAAGCGGGCAGCGAAGAGGAAGTACAGGAGATTATTGATGAGCTGATTGACAGGTTTGGCGATCCCCCTCAACCGGTAGTTAACCTGGCCCAAATTGCGGTTTTGCGCACTTTGGCTAAACAGACAGGGGCGAAAGCAATTAAAGCCAAAAAGAACGAGGCTAAATTAGAATTCCGTGAAAGCCCGCTGGGAGGGGAGAAGCTCTTGGAGTTAGACCGTGAATTCAGGCGCAGGCTCACTTTCGCCGTATCGGAGGGGCTCACCATAACGGTGAAGATCAGTCCGAGAGAGCACGAAAACCTGTTAAACCTGCTGGTAAGTATTTTCAGAAAGATTAAAAGCCTTGCTTAA